CGCTGCTGGTGTTCCACGCCGCCCGCCTCGTGGTGCTTGCGCCGCTGTGCGTCCTGTTCTTGCATCGGTTCAAATTCACCGCCGGTGATCTACTGAGTCCGGCGGTGATCCTGGCCCTGAGGCACAGCCAGCGGCCGCCCGGCGGCTGGCCATGGCCGGAAGGCGACGGCGACGACGGCCCGCTGATCAGCCTGGTCATCCCGGCCTACAACGAGGAGAAGCGGCTGCCCGCCTTCCTGGACAGTGTGGCGGCGTACATGGGCCGCTGCGGCTACGCCATGGAAGTGGTGGTGGTGGACGACGGCTCCTGCGATGGCACCGCGGACATCATGGCGGCGTGGACAACCCGGGACGCCCGGTTCCGTCTGTTGCGGCAGCCCTCCAACCAGGGGAAGGGGGCGGCGGTACGGCGCGGCATGCTTGCAGCGCGCGGCCGGTATATCGTATTCGCTGACGCCGACGGCGCCACCCCCATCGGGGAGCTGGACCGCTTCCGTCCGGCAATGACGGAGAACATCGAGGTCGTCATCGGCTCGCGGCGGCTGGTGTCGGCCGCTGTGCGACGCGAGCGGGAGGGATTCCGCGAGATGATGGGCCACGCCTTCTACACCGTGGTCAACCTGCTGGCGGTGCCCGGCATTCGCGACACCCAGTGCGGATTCAAAATGTTCCGGCGCGATGCCGCGCGGCGTCTCTTTGCATGGTCCACGGAGAACGGTTGGGCGTTCGACGTGGAGATCCTGTATCTGGCCCAGCGGGTGGGATACGCTGTCGAGGAGGTGGCCGTCAACTGGCGCGCCGTCGAAGGCTCCAAGATCAGCCCGCTGGCGGACTCCCTGCGCATGTTCCTGGCCGTGTTCCGGATCCGCGCCCGCCAGGCCGGCTTCCTGCGCCATCGGCAGGCCGGACCCTGA
Above is a genomic segment from Acidobacteriota bacterium containing:
- a CDS encoding glycosyltransferase family 2 protein, which codes for MDVGAVNTERVTHFGRYYLLAMLAGGVVLAVLIRLGHPLDWSRMTWRPAGGLLLAVAVGFILRSARRRIVFGATVAWHQAIAFEAMIQVVQIGSPWMPLRSFETEFLVRELGGASRERIRRWLTARDAGTWVTVTAGLAVAAALFGSVWSAAILGVLAAALLGAAAIRSGEPAAVLRSVLAGLVCWGGEGWLFVHFAAPEPETAVAWTMYLFFTGLAEVSPVPLGLGVLELPALLAWPGVGAALVPLLVFHAARLVVLAPLCVLFLHRFKFTAGDLLSPAVILALRHSQRPPGGWPWPEGDGDDGPLISLVIPAYNEEKRLPAFLDSVAAYMGRCGYAMEVVVVDDGSCDGTADIMAAWTTRDARFRLLRQPSNQGKGAAVRRGMLAARGRYIVFADADGATPIGELDRFRPAMTENIEVVIGSRRLVSAAVRREREGFREMMGHAFYTVVNLLAVPGIRDTQCGFKMFRRDAARRLFAWSTENGWAFDVEILYLAQRVGYAVEEVAVNWRAVEGSKISPLADSLRMFLAVFRIRARQAGFLRHRQAGP